Proteins co-encoded in one Kribbella qitaiheensis genomic window:
- a CDS encoding MFS transporter produces MRTLPATSLWRDRQFRTFWSAQGVSEFGDRISELALPLIAVTLLNASPAQVGFLTAAVWLPNLASLFIGTWVDQRRDKRPLMIAADLSRTIVLLTLPAAYWMDALTLGQLYVIAILAGTAHVVFSTAYASFFVRLVSRDQFLEANSKLSATRSISFMGGPAVAGILVQWLTAPVAMIADALSFVFSAVQISRLKTAPAEHEVAEESLLHRAREGMRYLLKHPYLRVSLACATTVNFFNLISTALLVLFASRNLSLSAGTIGLAFGIGATGGLLGALAATPLTRLLGAGRLIALGAIVFPASIAIAAFASGPVWVRAAALAAAEFVGAFAVMCFDVPLNSLQASVTHDHMRSRVSGAFSSINYGVRPLGAIVGGFLGTWIGVRETLLVSSAGGFLAVLWLLGSPIIRTRSLDGLKPPE; encoded by the coding sequence GTGAGGACTCTGCCTGCAACAAGCCTGTGGCGTGACCGTCAGTTCCGGACCTTCTGGTCCGCCCAGGGGGTCTCCGAGTTCGGGGACCGCATCAGCGAGCTCGCCCTGCCATTGATCGCCGTCACCCTACTGAATGCCTCGCCTGCTCAGGTCGGCTTCCTCACCGCAGCGGTCTGGCTGCCGAACCTCGCCTCGCTGTTCATCGGCACCTGGGTCGACCAACGCCGGGACAAGCGTCCCCTGATGATCGCGGCCGACCTGAGCCGGACGATCGTGCTGCTCACCTTGCCGGCGGCGTACTGGATGGATGCTCTGACTCTCGGCCAGCTGTACGTGATCGCGATCCTGGCCGGTACCGCGCACGTCGTCTTCAGCACGGCGTACGCGTCGTTCTTCGTACGACTCGTCTCCCGCGATCAATTCCTGGAAGCGAACAGCAAACTCTCGGCGACGCGGTCGATCTCCTTCATGGGCGGCCCGGCGGTCGCCGGCATACTCGTGCAGTGGCTGACCGCGCCGGTCGCGATGATCGCGGACGCACTCTCGTTCGTCTTCTCGGCCGTACAGATCAGCCGGTTGAAGACGGCCCCGGCCGAGCACGAGGTCGCTGAAGAATCCTTGCTGCACAGGGCTCGCGAGGGAATGCGCTACCTGCTGAAGCACCCATATCTGCGCGTCAGCCTCGCCTGCGCGACGACGGTGAACTTCTTCAACCTGATCAGTACCGCGTTGCTCGTGCTGTTCGCGAGCCGGAACCTGTCGCTGTCCGCCGGCACAATCGGCCTCGCCTTCGGAATCGGCGCCACCGGCGGCCTCCTCGGCGCACTGGCGGCAACCCCCTTGACCCGGTTGCTCGGCGCCGGACGACTCATCGCACTTGGCGCGATCGTCTTCCCCGCGTCCATTGCGATCGCGGCATTCGCGTCCGGCCCGGTCTGGGTTCGCGCGGCAGCACTCGCCGCGGCCGAGTTCGTCGGGGCGTTCGCCGTGATGTGCTTCGACGTACCGCTGAACTCGTTGCAGGCTTCTGTGACGCACGACCACATGCGGAGCCGGGTCAGCGGTGCGTTCAGCAGCATCAACTACGGAGTACGACCGCTCGGCGCCATCGTCGGCGGTTTCCTCGGCACCTGGATCGGAGTACGGGAGACCTTGCTGGTCTCCTCGGCCGGCGGCTTCCTCGCGGTTCTCTGGCTGCTCGGCTCCCCCATCATCCGCACTCGTTCACTGGACGGCCTCAAACCGCCCGAGTAG
- a CDS encoding ArsR family transcriptional regulator: MSLKNPYGDFELTDPQAMRALAHPVRLAALSYLQKNGPATATQLSEHVGASPSVTSWHLRHLATFGLVTDGPSPDGGTDKRRRWWQAVARGFRFEMPSTPEGAEAARLLRAELMSQALDYAQQWLSDIEPGLAPELSREAWSANTLLMITPDEAEAIENGIEDLLAPYVQRGLDGAPTEAHPIRMIRMSLPEATN; the protein is encoded by the coding sequence GTGTCTCTCAAGAATCCGTACGGCGATTTCGAGCTCACCGACCCGCAGGCGATGCGAGCGTTGGCGCACCCGGTCCGGCTGGCCGCGCTCAGCTATCTGCAGAAGAACGGGCCGGCCACCGCCACCCAGCTATCGGAACATGTCGGCGCCTCGCCGTCGGTGACCAGTTGGCACCTGCGGCACCTGGCGACGTTCGGTCTCGTCACCGACGGGCCTTCGCCGGACGGCGGGACCGACAAGCGCCGGCGCTGGTGGCAGGCGGTCGCCCGCGGCTTCCGCTTCGAGATGCCGTCGACGCCGGAGGGCGCCGAGGCCGCGCGGTTGTTGCGTGCCGAGTTGATGAGCCAGGCCCTCGACTACGCCCAGCAGTGGCTGTCGGACATAGAACCCGGCCTGGCCCCCGAACTGAGTCGCGAGGCCTGGTCCGCGAACACGCTGCTGATGATCACCCCGGACGAAGCCGAGGCGATCGAGAACGGGATCGAGGACCTGCTCGCGCCCTACGTCCAGCGAGGCCTCGACGGCGCCCCCACCGAGGCCCACCCGATCCGGATGATCCGGATGTCCTTGCCCGAAGCAACGAACTGA
- a CDS encoding MarR family transcriptional regulator produces MRSNEEAAKRILTGSGLFAARARAERTGAITLSQTGVLRQLSKAGALTPSELADRLKTQPQSLSRVFAALEEQAWIRRRPAPDDGRQSLLEITRAGADVLAAEMRPREIWLAGALEKLTEAERDFLVVAAGLLEQLSEDDRL; encoded by the coding sequence ATGCGTAGTAATGAAGAAGCGGCCAAGCGCATCCTGACCGGCAGCGGACTGTTCGCCGCCAGAGCCCGCGCGGAGCGGACCGGTGCGATCACCCTCAGCCAGACCGGCGTTCTACGGCAGCTCTCCAAGGCCGGCGCGCTCACCCCGAGCGAGCTCGCCGACCGGCTCAAGACTCAGCCGCAATCGCTGTCGAGAGTGTTCGCCGCCCTGGAGGAGCAAGCCTGGATCCGCCGCCGCCCGGCCCCCGACGACGGCCGCCAGTCACTCCTGGAGATCACCCGGGCCGGCGCCGACGTACTGGCAGCCGAGATGCGGCCGAGGGAGATCTGGCTGGCCGGCGCGCTGGAGAAATTGACCGAAGCGGAACGCGACTTCCTCGTCGTCGCAGCCGGTCTACTCGAACAACTATCGGAGGACGACCGTCTATGA
- a CDS encoding RNA polymerase sigma factor: MRHIDSDPAAEVAALYARTWPRLIGVLVSIGGSRADAEEVAQDAYVKLLGRWDRIRRYDDPEAWVRAVAVRTLVSRLRRHQVAARASAKLLGRTGEVRGPDGDALDVSAALGRITPAQRAVVVLHHVMDLPIEQVADELGLPPGTVKSRLARARQALAPLLAVQEEVPNHV; this comes from the coding sequence GTGAGGCACATCGACAGCGATCCGGCGGCGGAGGTTGCGGCGCTCTACGCGCGGACCTGGCCGCGGCTGATCGGTGTGCTGGTGTCGATCGGGGGTTCGCGAGCCGACGCCGAAGAAGTAGCGCAGGACGCGTATGTGAAGCTGCTCGGCCGCTGGGACCGGATCCGCCGGTACGACGATCCGGAGGCCTGGGTGCGAGCGGTCGCAGTACGGACGCTCGTGAGCAGGTTGCGGCGTCACCAGGTGGCTGCGCGGGCCTCCGCGAAGCTGCTGGGAAGGACCGGGGAGGTTCGCGGGCCGGACGGCGACGCGCTGGATGTGTCGGCCGCGCTGGGCAGGATCACTCCCGCCCAACGAGCTGTGGTGGTGCTGCATCACGTGATGGATCTACCGATCGAACAGGTGGCCGACGAGCTCGGACTGCCGCCGGGGACGGTCAAGTCCCGGTTGGCCCGAGCCAGGCAGGCGCTGGCCCCACTACTCGCCGTACAGGAGGAGGTGCCCAACCATGTCTGA
- a CDS encoding GNAT family N-acetyltransferase → MTVALPTLDDMADELAEPGFDLETDGWLVYAGEELVGYGNVFGKGDHSLIDVGIVTLDAVVAQWLLEQSTARAADLGRTNGHTEIFADAGVYREDVERRELLAGAGFAPATTYHRMRIDHTGPVPVPEPPAEVVIHRGTFDEATRRAAYEVHTESFEGQFGFVPRPYDEWFKSREAMSTFDWSQLTLMELDGQPVAYRECTEQFVSDENCGYIGRLGVLKEARGRGLAKYLLRDAFALDAAAGRSGTLLHVDTNNPTPALGLYISVGMRATLVIDVWRRTLATR, encoded by the coding sequence ATGACCGTCGCGCTGCCTACGCTGGACGACATGGCCGACGAGCTGGCCGAACCCGGCTTCGACCTGGAGACCGACGGCTGGCTGGTGTACGCCGGGGAGGAGCTCGTCGGCTACGGCAACGTCTTCGGCAAGGGCGATCACAGCCTGATCGACGTCGGCATCGTCACCCTGGATGCCGTCGTGGCCCAGTGGCTGCTCGAGCAGTCGACCGCCCGCGCCGCCGACCTGGGGCGCACCAACGGGCACACCGAGATCTTTGCCGACGCCGGCGTCTACCGGGAGGACGTCGAGAGGCGGGAGCTGCTCGCGGGCGCCGGATTCGCGCCGGCGACGACGTACCACCGGATGCGGATCGACCACACCGGGCCGGTGCCCGTGCCGGAGCCACCCGCGGAGGTGGTGATCCACCGGGGCACGTTCGACGAGGCGACCCGGCGCGCGGCGTACGAAGTACACACCGAAAGTTTCGAAGGGCAGTTCGGGTTCGTGCCGCGGCCGTACGACGAGTGGTTCAAGTCGCGGGAAGCGATGTCGACCTTCGACTGGTCCCAGCTGACCTTGATGGAGCTGGACGGGCAGCCGGTCGCCTACCGGGAATGCACCGAGCAGTTCGTGTCGGACGAGAACTGCGGCTACATCGGGCGGCTCGGCGTCCTCAAGGAGGCCCGTGGTCGTGGCCTGGCGAAGTACCTGTTGCGAGACGCCTTCGCCCTCGACGCCGCGGCCGGGCGGAGCGGCACGCTCCTGCACGTCGACACGAACAATCCGACCCCGGCTCTCGGCCTGTACATCTCGGTCGGCATGCGCGCCACCCTCGTCATCGACGTCTGGCGCCGAACGCTGGCGACCCGCTGA
- the dacB gene encoding D-alanyl-D-alanine carboxypeptidase/D-alanyl-D-alanine endopeptidase, with protein MKYLPRVSSRGLVAVAAAVAATAGLVTQSVGATAPAAVQVTPLQQQLDTLLQDPRYDGSQVGLVVRDVTTGETLYDHNGSTRLLPASNTKLFSSTAAMHTLGPDFRFHTDVLATAAVQQGKLRGNLYLKGFGDPTALESDYVALAKQLATAGIRRVDGDLVADDTYFDKVRLGDSWAWDDEPFYYSAQISALTLAPNTDYDSGTAIVESLPGATVGAPVKLNLVPPNDVIKLVSTAKTGAAGSDNTLTIERDHGTNVVHVTGSVPADDTLSQEWVTVWEPTLYAADVFRRALTAQGIRVDGHIRTSAAPAAARRLARDESMTVGELMTPFLKLSNNMHAETLVKAMGAVAAADGSWPAGLNVVTQYAQSVGVDTSTIRLSDGSGLSRKVNVTADSVTDLLIAAQHEPWFQQWYDALPIAGNPNRFVGGTLRNRMANTPAANNLHGKTGSLTGVTALSGYVSTKDGRKLVFSMLSNNYLTSPRSVEDAVGVLLASWTDQAPVAAMKPDLARTAADNCGEWVKAC; from the coding sequence GTGAAGTATTTACCGAGAGTGTCATCGCGTGGGTTGGTCGCCGTCGCCGCTGCGGTCGCGGCCACCGCGGGGCTGGTCACCCAGTCCGTCGGAGCGACCGCGCCCGCCGCGGTACAGGTCACGCCGTTGCAGCAACAGCTGGACACATTGCTGCAGGACCCGCGGTACGACGGGTCGCAGGTCGGCCTGGTCGTCCGGGACGTGACGACCGGGGAGACGCTGTACGACCACAACGGCAGCACGCGGCTGCTGCCCGCCTCCAACACGAAGCTGTTCAGCTCCACGGCCGCGATGCACACCCTCGGCCCGGACTTCCGCTTCCACACCGACGTCCTCGCGACCGCGGCCGTGCAGCAGGGAAAGCTGCGCGGAAACCTTTACCTGAAGGGCTTCGGTGATCCGACCGCGCTCGAGTCGGACTACGTCGCACTCGCCAAGCAGCTCGCCACCGCCGGCATCCGGCGGGTCGACGGTGATCTGGTCGCCGACGACACGTACTTCGACAAGGTCCGCCTCGGCGACAGCTGGGCCTGGGACGACGAGCCGTTCTACTACAGCGCCCAGATCTCGGCGCTGACGCTGGCTCCCAACACCGACTACGACTCCGGCACGGCGATCGTCGAGAGCTTGCCGGGTGCGACGGTCGGCGCTCCGGTCAAGCTCAACCTGGTCCCGCCCAACGACGTGATCAAGCTGGTGAGCACGGCCAAGACGGGCGCCGCCGGCTCCGACAACACCCTGACCATCGAGCGCGACCACGGCACCAACGTCGTACATGTCACTGGCTCGGTGCCCGCCGACGACACCCTCAGCCAGGAGTGGGTCACGGTCTGGGAGCCGACCCTGTACGCCGCGGACGTGTTCCGGCGCGCCCTGACCGCTCAGGGCATCCGGGTCGACGGACACATCCGTACGTCGGCAGCACCGGCCGCTGCCCGCCGGTTGGCACGGGACGAGTCGATGACTGTCGGCGAACTGATGACGCCGTTCCTCAAGCTCTCCAACAACATGCACGCGGAGACGCTGGTGAAGGCGATGGGCGCAGTAGCGGCCGCAGACGGCAGTTGGCCCGCCGGCCTCAACGTTGTCACGCAGTACGCGCAGAGCGTCGGAGTGGACACGAGCACGATCCGCTTGTCCGACGGCTCCGGCCTGTCCCGCAAGGTGAACGTGACCGCCGATAGCGTCACCGACCTCCTGATCGCCGCGCAGCACGAGCCGTGGTTCCAGCAGTGGTACGACGCGCTGCCGATCGCCGGTAACCCGAACCGGTTCGTCGGCGGGACGCTCCGCAACCGGATGGCCAACACACCGGCAGCGAACAACCTGCACGGCAAGACCGGTTCGCTGACCGGCGTCACGGCGTTGTCGGGATACGTGTCGACCAAGGACGGCCGCAAGCTCGTCTTCTCGATGCTGAGCAACAACTACCTGACCAGTCCCCGCTCGGTCGAGGACGCGGTCGGCGTACTGCTGGCTTCCTGGACCGATCAGGCCCCGGTCGCCGCGATGAAGCCGGACCTGGCTCGCACTGCTGCCGATAACTGTGGCGAATGGGTGAAGGCCTGCTAA
- a CDS encoding family 43 glycosylhydrolase, translating into MTRRLLAAAVAAVALLSALTPAEAAVRAPQKTTAAVFPTDVIGEDFPDPDVLQKNGTWYAYSTNNGRGNVPVASAPSANGPWTIRGDAMPGGPSASWAQGGRTWAPDVYPNPDGSFTLTYTAWHKTSGRQCIGVATASSAVGPFTPVGTQPLICPLNLGGAIDANTFVANDGTRYLVWKNDGNAISRPSTLWLTRTSNNGTTLVGGNTAMLTSNGVIEAPDLVQRGSQYVLFFSGGGYNDCNYLTSYATSPSLSGPWTTAYRPLMTTATFDNHVCGPGGADFNSSGKVFLHGWVNGSRHLYVADVGWANDFPVVRGSRVRTEAERGTLNNCVVRTGAAGASEGAVAAHIDYADSWVQVSFFAPAAGGYTLWVGFANGMGSTSSHGVVVNGNSQGVVNYPVTGWDNWQQTAVQITLNAGWNTVRLTKGTLYAEVDYLELQ; encoded by the coding sequence ATGACCAGACGATTGCTTGCCGCCGCTGTCGCGGCCGTGGCCCTGCTGAGCGCGTTGACGCCGGCCGAGGCCGCCGTACGAGCGCCGCAGAAGACGACCGCGGCGGTGTTCCCGACCGACGTGATCGGGGAGGACTTCCCGGATCCGGACGTGTTACAGAAGAACGGCACCTGGTACGCCTACTCGACGAACAACGGTCGCGGGAATGTGCCCGTCGCCAGTGCGCCGAGCGCCAACGGGCCGTGGACGATCCGCGGCGACGCGATGCCCGGCGGGCCGTCCGCCTCCTGGGCCCAAGGCGGCCGCACCTGGGCGCCCGACGTCTACCCGAACCCGGACGGCAGCTTCACCCTCACCTATACGGCCTGGCACAAGACGTCGGGCCGGCAGTGCATCGGCGTCGCCACGGCGAGCTCCGCGGTCGGCCCGTTCACCCCGGTCGGCACCCAGCCGCTCATCTGCCCGCTGAACCTCGGCGGCGCCATCGACGCGAACACCTTCGTCGCGAACGACGGCACCCGCTACCTGGTCTGGAAGAACGACGGCAACGCGATCAGCCGGCCGTCCACCCTGTGGCTGACCCGTACTTCGAACAACGGCACCACCCTTGTCGGCGGGAACACCGCGATGCTCACGTCGAACGGGGTGATCGAGGCCCCCGACCTGGTCCAGCGCGGAAGCCAGTACGTGCTGTTCTTCTCCGGCGGCGGCTACAACGATTGCAACTACCTCACGTCGTACGCGACCTCGCCCAGCCTCAGCGGCCCGTGGACCACGGCGTACCGTCCGCTGATGACCACCGCAACCTTCGACAACCACGTCTGCGGTCCTGGCGGCGCGGACTTCAACAGCAGCGGCAAGGTGTTCCTGCACGGCTGGGTGAACGGCTCCCGGCACCTGTACGTCGCGGACGTCGGCTGGGCGAACGACTTTCCGGTGGTCCGTGGCAGCCGGGTCCGCACCGAAGCAGAGCGCGGCACGCTGAACAATTGCGTCGTCCGCACCGGAGCCGCCGGAGCTTCCGAGGGAGCCGTCGCCGCCCACATCGACTACGCGGACTCGTGGGTGCAGGTCTCCTTCTTCGCCCCGGCCGCGGGCGGCTACACGCTGTGGGTCGGCTTCGCGAACGGCATGGGCTCCACCTCGAGCCACGGTGTCGTTGTCAACGGCAACAGCCAGGGTGTGGTCAACTACCCGGTGACAGGCTGGGACAACTGGCAGCAGACAGCCGTTCAGATCACTCTGAACGCGGGCTGGAACACCGTCCGGCTGACCAAGGGCACGCTGTACGCCGAAGTGGACTACCTCGAACTCCAGTGA
- a CDS encoding alkaline phosphatase family protein yields the protein MAKPPEQVSAERPRRRSPGWLDLRRTTRGLQAMFYGALASLISLAITFWTLPQISSDGRLPILRLVVLLAVIGLVMRWILAGVAILIGSVGVLIGGLLSQFWVVYLGVTVDPGVKLHGGVEAPVIVSIVMASVSAFVGWLAYAGSDDAYVSEVMRVVRRRARRIQATPKTGMLIIQLDGLSAPLLNWMVMAGNLPHLGGWIREGSHSMVGWHTGVPATTPASQAGILHGGSGQIPAFRWYEKETSRVMVTNRARDAAEIEARMSTGRGLLADGGVSISNNWSGDADRSVLVFSRAALPTGRSRGYVRFFSSPQGAARGLVLCVGEMIKELHQARRQRRRNLIPRVKRGGSYIFLRAISNVLLRDLNVSLITDELVKGTPVIYCDFVDYDEVAHHAGPTRPESLQTLEGLDRVLGALKRIIDTLPHSYEIVVLSDHGQSQGSTFLQRYGRTLTEVVDDLVDTTKEPVAATGKSEGWGPVNAFLTELSLRRSVAGTVTRKALHGKASRGEIELGPRDCEPTVAADEQMVVTASGNLALIYLATTPGRVPLEELELLHPRLIPGLATHPGVGFVVVDTLAEGPVAIGRAGVHVLRSSRIEGIDPLTAYGDHAADSMLRQAEMPHNGDIVVISRVDEYTDEVAAFEELVGCHGGMGGWQTEAMLVHPRRFLVEKPPVGSDAVHDLLISWLEQIGQRRDEEPAEQVVAPSDANVEA from the coding sequence ATGGCAAAACCACCAGAACAGGTGTCCGCCGAGCGGCCGCGCCGGCGGTCGCCTGGCTGGCTGGACCTGCGCCGGACCACCCGGGGTCTGCAGGCGATGTTCTACGGCGCGCTGGCGTCGCTGATCTCGCTGGCGATCACGTTCTGGACCCTGCCGCAGATCAGCAGCGACGGCCGGCTGCCGATCCTGCGGCTGGTGGTGCTGCTGGCCGTGATCGGGCTGGTGATGCGCTGGATCCTGGCCGGTGTCGCGATCCTGATCGGCTCGGTCGGCGTCCTGATCGGCGGCCTGTTGTCGCAGTTCTGGGTGGTCTATCTCGGCGTCACCGTCGACCCCGGCGTGAAGCTGCACGGCGGGGTCGAGGCGCCGGTGATCGTGTCGATCGTGATGGCCTCGGTTAGCGCCTTCGTCGGCTGGCTCGCGTACGCCGGCAGTGACGACGCCTATGTGTCCGAGGTGATGCGGGTCGTCCGCCGCCGGGCCCGGCGGATCCAGGCCACGCCGAAGACCGGGATGCTGATCATCCAGCTCGACGGCCTGTCCGCGCCGCTGCTCAACTGGATGGTGATGGCGGGCAACCTGCCACACCTGGGTGGCTGGATCCGTGAGGGCAGCCACTCGATGGTCGGCTGGCATACCGGCGTACCGGCGACCACACCGGCCAGCCAGGCGGGCATCCTGCACGGTGGCTCCGGGCAGATCCCGGCCTTCCGCTGGTACGAGAAGGAAACCAGCCGGGTGATGGTGACGAACCGGGCCCGCGACGCCGCCGAGATCGAGGCCCGGATGTCGACCGGCCGTGGCCTGCTCGCCGACGGCGGGGTCAGCATCAGCAACAACTGGTCCGGCGACGCCGACCGCTCGGTGCTGGTCTTCAGCCGGGCCGCGCTGCCGACCGGGCGGAGCCGTGGCTACGTCCGCTTCTTCTCCAGTCCGCAGGGTGCCGCTCGCGGCCTCGTCCTGTGCGTGGGGGAGATGATCAAGGAGCTGCACCAGGCGCGCCGGCAACGCCGCCGGAACCTGATCCCCCGGGTCAAGCGCGGTGGTTCGTACATCTTCCTGCGAGCCATCTCGAACGTGCTGCTCCGCGACCTGAACGTCTCCCTCATCACCGACGAACTGGTCAAGGGCACGCCGGTGATCTACTGCGACTTCGTCGACTACGACGAGGTCGCCCACCACGCCGGCCCGACCCGGCCGGAGTCCCTGCAGACGCTGGAAGGGCTCGACCGGGTGCTGGGCGCGCTGAAGCGGATCATCGACACGCTGCCGCATTCGTACGAGATCGTCGTGCTGTCCGACCACGGCCAGAGTCAGGGATCGACCTTCCTGCAGCGCTACGGACGGACCCTGACCGAGGTGGTCGACGACCTGGTCGACACCACCAAGGAGCCGGTCGCGGCGACCGGCAAGTCGGAGGGCTGGGGTCCGGTGAACGCCTTCCTGACCGAGCTGAGCCTGCGCCGCAGCGTGGCCGGCACCGTTACCCGGAAGGCCCTGCACGGCAAGGCGTCCCGCGGCGAGATCGAGCTCGGCCCCAGGGACTGCGAGCCGACGGTCGCGGCAGATGAGCAGATGGTGGTCACCGCGTCCGGCAACCTGGCCCTGATCTACCTGGCGACCACGCCCGGACGGGTGCCGTTGGAGGAGCTCGAACTGCTCCACCCGAGGCTGATCCCGGGCCTGGCGACGCACCCGGGAGTCGGATTCGTCGTGGTCGACACACTGGCCGAGGGACCGGTGGCGATCGGCCGGGCCGGCGTGCACGTGCTGCGGTCGAGCCGGATCGAAGGCATCGACCCGCTCACGGCGTACGGCGACCACGCGGCCGACTCGATGCTGCGGCAGGCCGAGATGCCGCACAACGGGGACATCGTGGTGATCAGCCGGGTCGACGAGTACACCGACGAGGTGGCCGCGTTCGAAGAGCTGGTCGGGTGCCACGGTGGTATGGGCGGCTGGCAGACCGAAGCGATGCTGGTCCACCCGCGGCGCTTCCTGGTCGAGAAGCCACCCGTGGGCTCCGACGCGGTGCACGACCTGCTGATCAGCTGGCTCGAGCAGATCGGCCAGCGTCGCGACGAGGAGCCGGCCGA